The Flavobacteriales bacterium genomic sequence TCTGCCACAGGCATAAATTGCAACGTATCGTGTGGATTACACCCGGTACTGAAGGCAATGATGAAAGGCAACTGACATTTCTTCGCAACCTGCGGAACGAGTCACGTGACCTTTACGCAGCAGACCTCCTGGAGACATCCATCGAAGAGGTGAAGCTGGCGATTCACGACAAGCTGACAAGGATCAGCAAACCCCAACCAACCGATCAACAGCAGGCACCTGCGACGTCTACCACCGGACACAGCATTTTTGTCATCTGTGATCAACGCGACGCCGGTAGTGAGGGACTCAAAAAACTGGAAGACTACCTGTTTGCCAAAGGCATGGATGTGGTGTTGCCGGTATTTGAAGGTGAAGAAAGTGAGATACGGCTCGATTACCAGGAAAACCTCGTGGCATGTTCTGCCGCCATCATCTTTCTTGGCGAGGCCAACGAATTGTGGCTGCGGTCTAAAATGCGTGATTTCCTGAAGGTGGCCGGATATGGCAGGCAGGAACCGCTTCATCACAAAGCGATTTATGTGGCCGGGCCGTCTACGGACATGAAAACCCGCATCCGCTCACATGATCCCGTGGTGATAGATGCCATGAATCAATTTCCACAGGATGCACTCGATCAATTCCTCAAAACCATCAGTTCACCCGTTCAGGCATGACACCCCAACCGCAATCCAACCTTGATGTATTCGGTAACCTTCCGGTACTGCCAAAAGGTGGAAACCCGTTTCCCGGTTTGCGCTCTTTTGAGGAAGATGAAGACTACCTTTTCTTCGGAAGGGAAAAACAGATTGATGAGCTGCTGAGAAAACTCCGCATGACCCGCTTCATTGCCGTGGTGGGTGTTTCAGGGAGCGGTAAATCCTCCCTGGTTAAGTGCGGCCTTATTCCCTCCCTGTACAGCGGCTATATGGCACTGGCAGGATCCAACTGGAAAAAGTGTGTGTTCCGCCCCGGCGATGACCCCATCGGCAACCTGGCCAAGGTACTCGCCGAACCGGGGGTGATTTATGATGATGATGAACTTCGCCCGACGTATGAGTCCATCATTGAAACCACACTCAGAAGAAGCAACCGGGGGTTATCGGAGGTGGTCCGGCAATCCGAACTCAACCCCAAAGAAAACCTCCTCATTGTTGTTGACCAGTTCGAAGAACTCTTCCGGTTCAGCCGCTTTGAAAAAAGAACATCGGCCGACAAACGCGACTCGCTCTCTTTTGTTGAGCTGCTCCTGAATGCCAGCCAGCAAGCCAGTCCATCCATTTATATCGTACTCACCATGCGGTCGGATTTCCTGGGCGAGTGTACCAGCTTCACCGGACTCACGGAAGCCGTAAACCAGGGACAATACCTCGTACCCCGCATGACACGCGAAGAACGCAAGCATGCCATCACCGGTCCCATTGCGGTGGGCGGCGCAGACATCACGCCCCGCCTGCTCACCCAGTTGCTGAATGACGTAGGCGACAACCCCGACCAATTGCCCATCCTGCAGCATGCCCTCATGCGCACCTGGGACTACTGGCAGCAACATCATCCCGATCAACCGATTGACATACCGGATTACCAGGCCATCGGCACCATGCGGCAAGCCCTGTCACAACATGCCGAAGAAGCATACAACGACCTGAAAACCGACCGGGAACGCGACATCTGTGAGCATCTCTTCAAGGCGCTTACCGACAAGGGAGATGAAAGACAAGGCACCCGCCGTCCTACCAAGATGAAGGAGCTTAGCTCCATCACACAATCGGAAGCGGACGAGGTGGCCACGGTGATCAACGTATTCCGGGACGGCAACCGTTCCTTCCTGATGCCGCCCTCCGGCGTGTCCCTTGAACCGGAATCCATCATTGACATTTCCCACGAGAGCCTGATGCGGATATGGGGACGCCTGATCCGTTGGGTGGACGAGGAAAACCAGTCGGCCGATATCTACAACAGGCTCGCGGAAGCAGCATCCCTTTACCAGGATCGTAAGTCGGGTTTGTGGCGAAACCCTGAACTGCAGTTCGCCCTCCAATGGTATGACGAACACAAGCCCAACAGCGCATGGGCAAAAAGATACGACCCCAGTTTCGAACGCGCAGTGGGCTTCCTCATGGAAAGCAAAAGACAGGAAGAGTTCGAGGTTCAGCAGAAGGAAAAGCAGGAAAGGCAAAAGATCCGGCGCATGCGAACATTTACGGCTTTCCTTGGAACAGCCGCCCTTGTTTCCATCATGCTGTTCATCTACGCCGCCCTGAAACAGGCACAGGCCGAGGAAAACGCTCAGGTAGCACGCGCCAATGCACTGGAGGCGGAAAAGCAAACCAAGATCGCCAAGCGCCAGAAAAAAGTAGCCGACTACGAGAAGCAGCAGGCGGTGCTGCACAGTCAGGAAGCAGAAACCCAGCGACAACGCGCCTCAGAACAGGAAACCCTGGCAAAGTCCAATGCCGCGCTGGCCGATCAACGCGCCAAGGATGCGTTCGTAGCCCAGAAGATAGCAGAGCAGCAGGAAGATGTGGCCAAGATCAAAACACGCGATGCCATGATCAGCCGGGCCGCTGCAAAAAAATCGGAATCCAAAGCCGACAGCCTGCGTGTACTGGCCCTGAGCCGCACACTTGCTTTCGAATCGCAGCGGCAGTATGCCGCCGGGAATACAGAACAGGCATCCCTGCTCGCACGGCAGGCCTATCTCTTCAACCGGCAAAAGGATGGTCCCGAACTCGATCCGGACATCTTCAATGCTTTGAGCAAGGCGGCCGACGACCGTGAAGAATTCTCCGGACATAGCAGCGGGGTACGCGCCGTGGCTGCCATTCCCGGCGCCGACCTGTTTGCATCCGCCGGCGATGACATGACCTTGCGCATTTGGGACAGCACAAAGCCCAAAGAAAAA encodes the following:
- a CDS encoding AAA family ATPase — translated: MTPQPQSNLDVFGNLPVLPKGGNPFPGLRSFEEDEDYLFFGREKQIDELLRKLRMTRFIAVVGVSGSGKSSLVKCGLIPSLYSGYMALAGSNWKKCVFRPGDDPIGNLAKVLAEPGVIYDDDELRPTYESIIETTLRRSNRGLSEVVRQSELNPKENLLIVVDQFEELFRFSRFEKRTSADKRDSLSFVELLLNASQQASPSIYIVLTMRSDFLGECTSFTGLTEAVNQGQYLVPRMTREERKHAITGPIAVGGADITPRLLTQLLNDVGDNPDQLPILQHALMRTWDYWQQHHPDQPIDIPDYQAIGTMRQALSQHAEEAYNDLKTDRERDICEHLFKALTDKGDERQGTRRPTKMKELSSITQSEADEVATVINVFRDGNRSFLMPPSGVSLEPESIIDISHESLMRIWGRLIRWVDEENQSADIYNRLAEAASLYQDRKSGLWRNPELQFALQWYDEHKPNSAWAKRYDPSFERAVGFLMESKRQEEFEVQQKEKQERQKIRRMRTFTAFLGTAALVSIMLFIYAALKQAQAEENAQVARANALEAEKQTKIAKRQKKVADYEKQQAVLHSQEAETQRQRASEQETLAKSNAALADQRAKDAFVAQKIAEQQEDVAKIKTRDAMISRAAAKKSESKADSLRVLALSRTLAFESQRQYAAGNTEQASLLARQAYLFNRQKDGPELDPDIFNALSKAADDREEFSGHSSGVRAVAAIPGADLFASAGDDMTLRIWDSTKPKEKAQVIQTAGAGNFRSLASSATGKYLAAGDLTGAVTIIERSSGNHASTYPNVCSSSVNAVVFRHGETDLVAGGADGRIVQVSPQNGGMKEVATTGSRINAMAIDGSDVLAVACEDRTIRLFGKNFQPIASVTCPSKVKSVAFDQRGRQLAAGLYSGMIVVVNMNQPNRIADQWVGHLSSVNGVAFTDDGKRLASAGSDQTIRLWDMSSKESITLKGHDSWIWGLQFTGKGTALISCSEDKTLRKWIVDPDLLADRICKRVTRNLTPDEWNKYISNVPYQSTCK